Proteins encoded within one genomic window of Arachis ipaensis cultivar K30076 chromosome B08, Araip1.1, whole genome shotgun sequence:
- the LOC107610750 gene encoding DNA polymerase delta catalytic subunit-like has translation MGSGSSFRVSSKVSQILTLMFWYLHFAFCGYNICKFDLPYLIERAQALKIAEFPILGRIRNSRVRVKDTTFSSRQYGTRESKEVAVEGRVQFDLLQVMQRDYKLSSYSLNSVSAHFLSEQKEDVHHSIISDLQNGNAETRRRLAVYCLKVHILICFSRSMLCATTIWSAF, from the exons GTTTCTCAAATCCTTACATTAATGTTTTGGTATTTACATTTTGCATTTTGTGGATATAACATCTGCAAATTTGACCTGCCATATCTTATTGAG AGAGCTCAAGCCTTGAAAATAGCAGAATTTCCTATTTTGGGCCGTATCAGGAACAGTAGGGTCCGAGTAAAGGATACAACTTTTTCATCTAG ACAGTATGGAACCAGAGAAAGTAAAGAAGTTGCTGTAGAAGGGAGAGTTCAGTTTGATCTGCTCCAG GTTATGCAAAGAGACTACAAATTAAGTTCTTATTCTTTGAATTCTGTTTCAGCACACTTTCTTTCTGAGCAG AAAGAGGATGTTCACCATTCTATCATATCTGATCTTCAGAATGGAAATGCAGAAACTAGGAGGCGCCTTGCTGTGTATTGTTTAAAGGTTCATATTTTGATTTGTTTCTCTCGTAGTATGCTTTGTGCAACTACCATTTGGTCTGCATTTTAG
- the LOC107614479 gene encoding uncharacterized protein LOC107614479 has translation MAEQDHLPFPKLSSTKPLVPSLSPPPPPTTTTTTSPTLSSAMRYPSLKFHPPLQVPLLSISSLSTLPKRLLIGTLSRRSSWRRSPRRQHLHPSQSSRAVGFAEIASSGAPCFNCIKR, from the coding sequence ATGGCGGAGCAGGACCACCTTCCGTTCCCGAAACTTTCCTCTACGAAACCCTTAGTCCCATCTCTTTCTCCGCCGCCACCGCCGACGACGACAACAACAACGAGTCCTACTCTGTCTTCCGCAATGAGATATCCCTCTCTGAAATTCCATCCACCGCTCCAGGTTCCGCTGCTATCGATTTCTTCTCTCTCGACATTGCCAAAGAGACTTCTGATCGGGACTCTCTCCCGCCGATCGTCGTGGCGAAGGAGCCCAAGACGCCAGCACTTGCACCCGAGCCAAAGCTCGAGAGCAGTTGGTTTCGCGGAAATTGCAAGTTCAGGAGCCCCATGCTTCAACTGCATAAAG